The genome window TAAGCTATGAGCGTCGTGCCGGCAAGGACGTCAATCACTGAGAGGCGGGTGCCGGATTCGTCGTGTTGTTCTGCGGAATGTTCTGCACCCGATAGCCCGCACCCAGCTGCGAAATGTCCCGATGGAACTTGATCGACGGCGGCAACTTCGACGCATCGATCATCGCCTCCAGCCGCGACACCGGCCCCCCCTGATCAAAATAACCCAGCGCCTGCACCCGATAAACGTCCCCCCGGGCCGTGATGTATGGATCAAGCAGCCGCATCTGCGAAATCGCCGTCATCGTGCCGTCCGGACTGTCCGTCACGATCCCGTTGATGAGCAACCACCCCGTCGTCGCCCGGATCGCCACCTGATCCTCCGACACACCGCCGTCCGAACCGATCACCTGCGAACTGACGATCGCGTCGGCAATCTCCGGCGTCATATCGGGAATCCCATACAGCACCTCCCGCCGCGCCTGATTCACGTTGATCCGGCCATCGACCGTCTCCGCCGTCGACGTCGCCAGCGCCTCAAACAGCGGCGGCAGAGTCGTCGCTAGACTCGCGGGATCGAACGGCCACGGGCTCGTCAGCGTCACGCTCGATCCCTCGATCGTCGCCTCGACCTCCGCCCCCACCAGCTCGTAGAGCGACGCAAACCGGTACGAGCCGCCTCCCGAGAGATCGAGCCCCCCGCGCGTCACCGTCCCCTCGCCACCGCGGATGACCTGCTTGGCCACCCCCTCAACGACTTCCTTGATCGCGTTGTCCGCCTGGTCGCTTCCGGTCGAGGCGACCCCGCTCCGGACACTCTCGAGGTCCGGGACATTCGTCGCCCCGTTCATCCGGAACGCCGTGATGAAGATGGCCGCCTCTTCTCCCAGCTCGTCTTCGAGCTGGTCGTACAACTCGGTCAGGAGCGCCTGGTTGATGTCGATCTTGGCCGACCCGTCGGCCCGCGTGTTCCGCTCGCGGCTGAAACAGGTCAGGAAGGACTGCCAGCCCGGATCGAGCAGGCCGTCCGCATTGTCGTACGGCAGCGAGTCGGCCCCGTCGTTCTCGTTCGGATCGAGGAGGCCGTTGCAGTTGGCGTCCTCGCCATACAGGATCTGCGGCGTCATACCGACGACCAGCAACAGCTCATCGAGCGAATCGAGGGCCGCGTTCTTGCAGAGCCGGGG of Planctomyces sp. SH-PL14 contains these proteins:
- a CDS encoding general secretion pathway protein GspK; the encoded protein is MQRSTSNPESRRGSALVVVLVVVVLLTLGIATFTETMITEREATVMSGREAQARAFAQSGIEYAAAILGVPDDATASNLYHNPTAFAGKLQMQGGTPRSTGRFAIIAPVETDPSSASVRFGLMDESGKLNVNAIVNLELDEVQQRDMLMNLPGMTEAIADSILDYVDADEEQREFGAESDAYESFSPPRLCKNAALDSLDELLLVVGMTPQILYGEDANCNGLLDPNENDGADSLPYDNADGLLDPGWQSFLTCFSRERNTRADGSAKIDINQALLTELYDQLEDELGEEAAIFITAFRMNGATNVPDLESVRSGVASTGSDQADNAIKEVVEGVAKQVIRGGEGTVTRGGLDLSGGGSYRFASLYELVGAEVEATIEGSSVTLTSPWPFDPASLATTLPPLFEALATSTAETVDGRINVNQARREVLYGIPDMTPEIADAIVSSQVIGSDGGVSEDQVAIRATTGWLLINGIVTDSPDGTMTAISQMRLLDPYITARGDVYRVQALGYFDQGGPVSRLEAMIDASKLPPSIKFHRDISQLGAGYRVQNIPQNNTTNPAPASQ